In one Bradyrhizobium sp. 4 genomic region, the following are encoded:
- the fixL gene encoding sensor protein FixL, which translates to MAPTRVIHPQDDGRGEHFRVRIEGFGVGTWDLDLKTLELEWSETARILFGIESGQSVSYALFLSRLEPNDRERIESAIRRVSERGGSFDVSFRVTGASGRAQWIRARAGLIRDDAGAARHLSGIFLDVDEEKQVEETLRTRESHLRSILQTIPDAMIVIDGHGIIQFFSTAAERLFGWVESEAIGQNVRILMPEPDSSRHDGYIARYRTTGDPHIIGIGRIVTGKRRDGTTFPMHLSIGEMQSGGEPYFTGFVRDLTEHQKTQARLQELQSELVHVSRLSAMGEMASALAHELNQPLAAISNYMKGSRRLLAGSQDPNTPKIESALDRAAEQALRAGQIIRRLRDFVSRGESEKRIESLSKLIEEAGALGLAGAREQDVQLRFSLNPNADLVLADRVQIQQVLVNLFRNALEAMAQSPRRELVVTNTRVADDMIEIEVSDSGSGFQDDVMPNLFQTFFTTKDTGMGVGLSISRSIIEAHGGRMWAESNASGGATFRFTLPAADEN; encoded by the coding sequence GTGGCGCCGACCCGTGTGATTCATCCGCAAGATGACGGCCGGGGCGAACATTTCCGCGTTCGAATCGAGGGATTTGGCGTCGGGACCTGGGATCTCGATCTCAAGACACTGGAATTGGAGTGGTCGGAGACGGCCAGAATCCTGTTCGGAATCGAATCCGGCCAATCGGTGAGTTACGCGCTGTTCCTGTCCCGGCTGGAGCCGAACGACCGCGAGCGGATCGAGAGTGCGATCCGGCGCGTCTCCGAACGGGGCGGCAGCTTCGACGTGTCGTTCAGGGTCACGGGGGCGTCGGGCAGAGCGCAGTGGATCCGCGCCCGCGCGGGGCTAATTCGGGACGACGCCGGCGCCGCCCGACATCTCAGCGGCATCTTTCTTGACGTCGATGAGGAAAAGCAGGTCGAGGAGACCCTGCGCACCCGCGAGAGTCACCTCCGCTCGATCCTCCAGACGATTCCCGACGCCATGATCGTCATCGACGGCCACGGCATCATCCAGTTCTTCAGCACGGCGGCCGAGCGCCTGTTTGGCTGGGTCGAGTCGGAGGCGATCGGCCAGAACGTCCGCATCCTGATGCCGGAGCCCGACAGCTCACGTCACGACGGCTACATCGCGCGCTATCGCACCACCGGCGACCCGCACATCATCGGCATCGGCCGGATCGTGACCGGCAAGCGCCGCGACGGCACGACCTTTCCGATGCACCTGTCGATCGGCGAGATGCAGTCGGGCGGCGAGCCCTATTTTACCGGTTTCGTCCGCGATCTTACCGAGCATCAGAAAACCCAGGCGCGGCTCCAGGAACTGCAGTCCGAACTTGTCCACGTCTCGCGGCTGAGCGCGATGGGCGAAATGGCGTCCGCGCTCGCTCACGAGCTCAACCAGCCGCTGGCAGCGATCAGCAACTACATGAAGGGGTCGCGGCGGCTGCTCGCCGGAAGCCAGGATCCGAATACGCCGAAGATCGAGAGCGCGCTGGACCGGGCCGCCGAGCAGGCGCTGCGCGCCGGCCAGATCATCCGCCGCTTGCGCGACTTCGTCTCCCGCGGCGAATCGGAGAAAAGGATCGAGAGCCTGTCCAAGCTGATCGAGGAGGCCGGCGCCCTCGGGCTGGCAGGCGCGCGCGAGCAGGACGTGCAGCTTCGCTTCAGCCTCAATCCCAATGCCGATCTCGTGCTCGCCGACCGGGTGCAAATCCAGCAGGTGCTGGTCAACCTCTTCCGCAACGCGCTGGAAGCGATGGCGCAGTCGCCTCGGCGCGAGCTCGTCGTCACCAACACCCGCGTCGCCGACGACATGATCGAGATCGAGGTCTCCGATTCCGGCTCCGGCTTCCAGGACGACGTCATGCCGAACCTGTTTCAGACTTTTTTCACCACCAAGGACACCGGCATGGGCGTGGGACTCTCCATCAGCCGCTCGATCATCGAGGCTCACGGCGGCCGGATGTGGGCCGAGAGCAACGCATCGGGTGGAGCGACATTCCGCTTCACGTTGCCGGCAGCCGACGAGAACTGA
- a CDS encoding universal stress protein, with protein sequence MTYATVMVSLALDQPNEARLQVAGELAERFEASIIGVAAAQFAPPLYFSDGAAAQGLIDEGEASVKRRLGELEAQFRAAIRNRGGHVEWRSAMDFPARFTFTQARCADIIVTGGQSPAFSDAFALASPKDLVMQAGRPILVVPDGVNWLDLRSVLVAWKDTPEARRALADALPILRKARDVTVLAIPEGDDDRPAAVAGVTDVTACLARHGVTAIARVSEAARNETVAGQLEKIAGDVGASLIVAGAYGHSRFRELILGGVTEYLVTQSARCVLLSH encoded by the coding sequence ATGACATACGCGACCGTGATGGTCAGCCTGGCGCTCGATCAGCCCAACGAGGCGCGGCTTCAGGTCGCGGGCGAGCTTGCCGAACGATTTGAGGCGTCGATCATCGGCGTTGCTGCGGCGCAGTTCGCGCCGCCGCTCTACTTCAGCGATGGCGCCGCAGCGCAGGGACTGATCGATGAGGGAGAAGCCTCGGTCAAGCGACGCCTGGGCGAGCTCGAGGCGCAATTCCGCGCCGCGATCAGGAATCGCGGCGGACATGTGGAATGGCGCAGCGCCATGGATTTCCCGGCGCGCTTTACGTTCACCCAGGCGCGTTGCGCCGACATCATCGTTACCGGCGGGCAGAGCCCGGCCTTCTCCGACGCCTTCGCGCTCGCGAGCCCAAAGGATCTGGTGATGCAAGCCGGCCGGCCGATCCTGGTCGTGCCTGACGGCGTCAACTGGCTCGACCTGCGCAGCGTCCTAGTGGCGTGGAAGGATACGCCGGAAGCCCGGCGGGCGCTGGCCGATGCGCTGCCGATCCTGCGCAAGGCCAGGGATGTCACCGTCCTTGCAATTCCCGAAGGCGACGACGATCGTCCCGCCGCGGTCGCTGGCGTGACTGACGTGACGGCGTGTCTTGCCCGCCATGGCGTGACCGCGATCGCGCGCGTTTCCGAAGCGGCCCGCAACGAAACTGTCGCCGGGCAACTGGAGAAGATTGCCGGCGATGTCGGCGCCAGCCTGATCGTCGCCGGTGCCTACGGTCATTCGCGCTTCCGCGAGCTGATCCTCGGCGGCGTCACCGAGTATCTGGTTACTCAATCTGCCCGCTGTGTGCTGCTGTCGCACTGA
- a CDS encoding response regulator has protein sequence MIAISSHPERLPMSSPAKLTVYVVDDDAAVLGSLRFLLETDGFAVRTFRNATALLNAASPSGADCYLIDYKMPDINGIELAGRLRQSEGDTPVILITGYPDSNISARAAAAGVNEVILKPLLDENLIKRIRHAIQNRVHADLRDST, from the coding sequence ATGATTGCGATCAGCTCCCATCCTGAGCGGCTCCCGATGTCGTCACCCGCGAAATTAACCGTCTATGTGGTGGACGACGACGCCGCCGTGCTGGGCTCCCTGCGCTTTCTGTTGGAAACCGACGGTTTTGCCGTGCGGACCTTCAGGAACGCCACGGCGCTGCTCAATGCGGCGAGCCCGTCCGGTGCAGACTGTTACCTGATCGACTACAAGATGCCCGACATCAACGGCATCGAGCTGGCCGGGCGGCTGCGCCAGTCCGAGGGCGACACCCCGGTGATCCTGATCACCGGCTATCCCGACTCGAATATCTCGGCCCGGGCGGCGGCCGCAGGCGTGAATGAAGTGATTCTGAAGCCGCTTCTGGACGAAAACCTGATCAAACGCATTCGCCACGCCATCCAGAACCGGGTCCACGCTGACCTACGGGATTCTACGTAA
- the fixJ gene encoding response regulator FixJ, which translates to MTTKGIIYVIDDDEAMRDSLNFLLDSAGFGVTLFDNAQGFLDALPGLAFGCVVSDVRMPGIDGIELLKRLKAQRSRFPILIMTGHGDVPLAVEAMKLGAMDFLEKPFEDDRLVAMIESAIREGEPAAKNDAIAQDVAARVASLSPRERQVMEGLIAGLSNKLIAREYDISPRTIEVYRANVMTKMQANSLSELVRLAMRAGMLND; encoded by the coding sequence ATGACGACCAAGGGAATCATCTACGTCATTGACGACGACGAGGCGATGCGGGATTCGCTGAATTTCCTGCTGGATTCGGCTGGCTTCGGCGTCACACTGTTCGACAACGCGCAGGGTTTTCTCGACGCCCTGCCCGGCCTCGCCTTCGGTTGCGTCGTCTCCGACGTGCGCATGCCCGGCATCGACGGGATCGAGCTTCTCAAGCGCCTCAAGGCGCAGCGCAGCCGGTTTCCAATCCTGATCATGACCGGCCATGGCGACGTGCCGCTCGCGGTCGAGGCGATGAAGCTCGGTGCCATGGATTTCCTGGAAAAGCCGTTCGAAGATGACCGCCTCGTCGCCATGATCGAATCAGCGATCCGCGAGGGCGAGCCGGCGGCCAAGAACGACGCCATCGCCCAGGATGTCGCCGCTCGCGTCGCTTCCCTGAGCCCCAGGGAACGCCAGGTCATGGAGGGGCTGATCGCGGGCCTCTCCAACAAGCTGATCGCCCGCGAGTACGACATCAGCCCACGCACCATCGAGGTCTACCGGGCCAATGTGATGACCAAGATGCAGGCCAACAGCCTGTCGGAACTGGTGCGGCTGGCAATGCGGGCCGGAATGCTCAACGATTGA
- the ccoN gene encoding cytochrome-c oxidase, cbb3-type subunit I, whose translation MSQPSISKSMTSGESGLAVVFAVTAFLCVIASAKALDAPFAFHAALSAAASLAAVFCIINRYLDRPAALPPAEINGRPNYNMGPIKFSSVMAMFWGIAGFLVGLIIASQLAWPALNLDLPWTSFGRLRPLHTSAVIFAFGGNVLIATSFYVVQKSCRVRLAGDLAPWFVVVGYNFFILIAGTGYLLGVTQSKEYAEPEWYADLWLTIVWVTYLLVFLATIIKRKEPHIFVANWFYLAFIVTIAVLHLGNNPALPVSVFGSKSYIAWGGIQDAMFQWWYGHNAVGFFLTAGFLAIMYYFIPKRAERPIYSYRLSIIHFWALIFLYIWAGPHHLHYTALPDWTQTLGMTFSIMLWMPSWGGMINGLMTLSGAWDKLRTDPVLRMLVVSVAFYGMSTFEGPMMSIKVVNSLSHYTDWTIGHVHSGALGWVGFVSFGALYCLVPWIWNRKGLYSLKLVNWHFWIATLGIVLYISAMWVSGILQGLMWRAYTSLGFLEYSFIETVEAMHPFYIIRAAGGGLFLIGALIMAYNLWMTVRVGEQEVQMPVALQPAE comes from the coding sequence ATGAGCCAGCCCTCCATCTCCAAGTCCATGACGTCAGGTGAAAGCGGCCTGGCTGTCGTGTTCGCGGTCACCGCCTTCCTCTGCGTGATTGCCTCGGCCAAGGCGCTCGATGCGCCCTTCGCCTTCCATGCCGCGCTGAGCGCGGCGGCGAGCCTCGCCGCGGTCTTCTGCATCATCAACCGTTACCTCGACCGGCCGGCGGCGCTGCCGCCTGCGGAGATCAATGGGCGCCCCAATTACAACATGGGGCCGATCAAGTTCTCCTCCGTCATGGCGATGTTCTGGGGCATTGCCGGCTTTCTCGTCGGCCTCATCATCGCCTCGCAACTGGCGTGGCCGGCGCTGAACCTCGATCTGCCCTGGACCAGCTTCGGCCGCCTGCGTCCGCTGCACACGTCCGCAGTGATCTTCGCCTTTGGCGGCAACGTCCTGATCGCGACGTCCTTCTACGTCGTGCAGAAGAGCTGCCGCGTTCGCCTTGCAGGCGATCTCGCGCCCTGGTTCGTCGTCGTAGGCTACAATTTCTTCATCCTGATCGCCGGCACCGGCTATCTGCTCGGCGTCACCCAGTCGAAGGAATATGCCGAGCCGGAATGGTACGCCGATCTGTGGCTGACCATCGTCTGGGTCACCTATCTGCTGGTCTTCCTTGCCACGATCATCAAGCGCAAGGAGCCGCACATCTTCGTCGCGAACTGGTTCTATCTCGCCTTCATCGTGACGATTGCGGTCTTGCATCTCGGCAACAACCCCGCGCTGCCGGTCTCGGTGTTCGGCTCGAAATCCTACATCGCCTGGGGCGGCATCCAGGATGCCATGTTCCAGTGGTGGTACGGCCACAACGCGGTCGGCTTCTTCCTGACCGCCGGCTTCCTCGCCATCATGTACTACTTCATCCCGAAGCGGGCCGAGCGGCCGATTTACTCCTACCGTCTCTCGATCATCCACTTCTGGGCGCTGATCTTCCTCTACATCTGGGCCGGCCCGCACCATCTGCACTACACGGCGCTGCCGGACTGGACCCAGACGCTCGGCATGACCTTCTCGATCATGCTGTGGATGCCGTCCTGGGGCGGCATGATCAACGGCCTGATGACGCTGTCGGGCGCCTGGGACAAGCTGCGCACCGATCCCGTGCTGCGCATGCTCGTGGTCTCCGTCGCCTTCTACGGCATGTCGACCTTCGAAGGCCCGATGATGTCGATCAAGGTGGTCAACTCGCTCAGCCACTACACCGACTGGACCATCGGCCACGTGCACTCCGGCGCGCTCGGCTGGGTCGGCTTCGTCTCCTTTGGCGCGCTCTACTGCCTCGTGCCCTGGATCTGGAATCGCAAGGGCCTCTACAGCCTCAAGCTCGTCAACTGGCACTTCTGGATCGCGACGCTTGGCATCGTCCTCTACATCTCGGCGATGTGGGTGTCCGGCATCCTCCAGGGTCTGATGTGGCGCGCTTACACCTCGCTCGGCTTTCTCGAATATTCCTTCATCGAGACTGTCGAGGCGATGCATCCCTTCTACATCATCCGCGCTGCCGGCGGCGGGCTGTTCCTGATCGGCGCGTTGATCATGGCCTATAACCTCTGGATGACGGTTCGCGTCGGCGAACAGGAAGTCCAGATGCCCGTCGCTCTCCAGCCGGCGGAATGA
- a CDS encoding helix-turn-helix domain-containing protein, which yields MLTQTINTQAIKTQINGSKIAPGHPVSDQFGAIAGHVGLVATEFSYRKEEEIYGEDEPAEYVYQVVTGAVRSYKLLSDGRRQIGSFHLPGDVFGLESGTTHRLAAEAIIDTTVRLVKRASLEKAAATDVQVARKLWAMTAGELRHAEDHMLLLGRKTAMERVATFLLEMDRRLAVAGMMALPMCRRDIGDYLGLTLETVSRALSQLHAQGILGFSGARQIVLRNRARLHNLDA from the coding sequence ATGCTGACCCAGACGATCAACACCCAGGCGATCAAGACCCAGATCAACGGCAGCAAGATCGCCCCAGGCCATCCCGTCTCCGACCAGTTCGGTGCGATCGCTGGCCATGTCGGCCTCGTTGCCACCGAGTTCTCCTACCGCAAGGAAGAGGAGATCTATGGCGAGGACGAGCCGGCCGAGTACGTCTATCAGGTCGTCACCGGCGCCGTGCGCAGCTACAAGCTTCTCTCCGACGGCCGTCGCCAGATCGGCTCCTTCCACCTTCCCGGCGACGTGTTCGGCCTCGAATCCGGCACCACCCATCGCCTCGCTGCTGAAGCCATCATTGACACCACGGTGCGCCTCGTGAAGCGCGCGAGCCTCGAGAAGGCCGCAGCCACCGACGTCCAGGTCGCCCGCAAGCTCTGGGCCATGACCGCTGGTGAGCTTCGCCATGCCGAAGACCACATGCTGCTGCTGGGCCGCAAGACCGCGATGGAGCGCGTCGCAACCTTCCTGCTCGAAATGGACCGCCGCCTCGCAGTTGCCGGCATGATGGCGCTGCCGATGTGCCGCCGCGACATCGGCGACTATCTCGGTCTCACGCTCGAGACCGTCTCGCGCGCGCTGTCACAGCTTCACGCCCAGGGCATTCTCGGCTTCTCCGGCGCCCGCCAGATCGTGTTGCGCAACCGCGCACGCCTGCACAATCTCGACGCCTGA
- a CDS encoding CBS domain-containing protein yields MYRFLEQTVDGYMTHDVRTVRRDLDLLALSEMFERDDFNSYPVEDDGQVVGIVTKFDILKCFAFTPSQMLPRYHDLMSRKIGDVMTPDFIYVSPDTRLTRVLQIMVEHRIRSIIVLDGAQKLVGIIAREDVIAALKAAARE; encoded by the coding sequence GTGTACAGATTCCTTGAGCAGACCGTCGACGGCTACATGACGCACGACGTCAGGACGGTGAGGCGCGACCTCGACCTGCTCGCGCTCAGCGAGATGTTCGAACGCGACGATTTCAATTCCTATCCCGTAGAGGACGACGGGCAGGTCGTCGGCATCGTCACCAAGTTCGACATCCTGAAGTGCTTCGCCTTCACGCCGAGCCAGATGTTGCCGCGCTACCACGACCTGATGAGCCGCAAAATCGGCGACGTCATGACGCCCGACTTTATCTATGTCAGCCCCGACACGCGGCTGACGCGCGTGCTCCAGATCATGGTCGAGCACCGCATCAGGAGCATCATCGTGCTCGACGGAGCGCAGAAGCTGGTCGGAATCATCGCCCGCGAGGACGTTATCGCGGCGCTCAAGGCGGCGGCACGCGAGTGA
- a CDS encoding amylo-alpha-1,6-glucosidase, translating into MSAEAVTQFVSVTRTVDQVAEQPFYIPMTGPSARPRRSLKHDDTFIVLDSHGDIGASAGGPDGLFHHDTRYLARLELVLDDLQPLLLGSNLRDDNSALTVDLTNPDIYRQGSLVLQKDLLHIVRTIFLWRGTAYQRIGVQNHGDRPAGFALTLLFDNDFADLFEVRGERRPRRGIGSSRLLGPTDVLFDYRGLDDAERTTGLHFDPRPTKLSVNAATWQLELDPHESKSLFVAVSCNRPIAEKPARFFQSLLAHRREMRQSTMGATSIETSNNIFNEVLCQAMADLNMLMTETPQGRYPYAGIPWYSTTFGRDGLITALQMLWVDPRIAKGVLRRLAHFQAKAVDPLADAAPGKILHEMRGGEMAALREVPFAQYYGSVDSTALFVLLAGSYFERTGDETTLTDLWPAIEAGLAWIDGPGDPDKDGFVEYQRATEKGLANQGWKDSYDAIFHADGQLAEGNLALAEVQGYVFAAKRLAARCALRLGKPDLARKLEAEAKTLAERFEAAFWCEELGTYALALDGKKRPCKVRTSNAGQVLFSGMIREDRARLVAADLMRPHFFSGWGIRTVAVGEVRYNPMSYHDGSIWPHDNALIALGLARYGLKHSVAHVFKGLFDAATYMDLRRLPELFCGFRREKRRGPTLYPVACAPQAWASATAFTLLEAALGIEFDVDRGEIRLRNPHLPAFLHEVILRDLRLGESSVDLRVSRHGDDVALEVLRTRGQIQVSIVLAR; encoded by the coding sequence ATGTCGGCTGAAGCCGTTACCCAATTCGTCTCCGTGACGCGGACCGTGGACCAGGTCGCGGAGCAGCCTTTCTATATTCCGATGACAGGACCGTCGGCGCGGCCGCGGCGTTCGCTCAAGCACGACGACACCTTTATCGTGCTCGACAGCCATGGCGACATCGGCGCTTCGGCCGGCGGGCCCGATGGGCTGTTTCATCACGACACGCGCTACCTCGCGAGGCTCGAGCTCGTGCTCGACGATCTCCAGCCGTTGCTGCTGGGCTCGAACCTGCGCGACGACAATTCAGCCCTGACCGTCGATCTCACCAATCCCGACATCTACCGGCAGGGCAGCCTCGTGCTGCAAAAGGATCTGCTGCACATCGTGCGCACGATCTTCCTGTGGCGCGGCACCGCTTATCAGCGCATCGGCGTGCAGAACCACGGCGACCGCCCGGCCGGCTTCGCGCTGACGCTGCTGTTCGACAACGATTTCGCCGATCTGTTCGAAGTCCGCGGCGAGCGGCGCCCGCGCCGCGGCATCGGCTCGAGCCGGCTGTTGGGACCAACCGACGTGCTGTTCGACTACCGCGGTCTCGATGACGCCGAGCGCACCACGGGCCTGCATTTCGACCCGCGCCCGACGAAGCTGTCGGTGAATGCCGCGACCTGGCAGCTCGAACTCGACCCTCACGAGTCGAAATCCCTGTTCGTGGCCGTGTCCTGCAATCGGCCGATCGCGGAGAAGCCGGCGCGCTTTTTCCAGAGTTTGCTCGCCCATCGCCGCGAGATGCGGCAATCGACGATGGGCGCCACCAGCATCGAGACCTCCAACAACATCTTCAATGAGGTGCTGTGCCAGGCCATGGCCGACCTCAACATGTTGATGACGGAGACGCCGCAGGGCCGCTATCCCTATGCGGGGATTCCCTGGTACTCGACGACATTCGGCCGCGACGGGCTGATCACGGCGCTGCAGATGCTGTGGGTCGATCCGCGAATCGCCAAGGGTGTGCTGCGGCGGCTCGCCCATTTCCAGGCCAAGGCGGTCGATCCGCTCGCCGATGCCGCGCCGGGCAAGATCCTGCACGAGATGCGCGGCGGCGAGATGGCGGCGCTGCGCGAGGTACCGTTCGCGCAATATTACGGCAGCGTCGATTCCACGGCCTTGTTCGTCCTGCTGGCGGGAAGCTATTTCGAGCGCACCGGCGACGAGACGACGTTGACCGACCTGTGGCCGGCCATCGAGGCGGGGTTGGCCTGGATCGACGGCCCCGGTGACCCCGACAAGGACGGCTTCGTCGAATATCAGCGCGCTACGGAAAAGGGCCTCGCCAACCAGGGCTGGAAGGATTCCTACGACGCGATCTTCCATGCCGATGGCCAGCTTGCGGAAGGCAATCTCGCGCTGGCCGAGGTGCAAGGTTACGTCTTTGCCGCCAAGCGGCTCGCCGCGCGCTGCGCGCTCCGGCTCGGCAAACCCGATCTTGCCAGGAAGCTCGAGGCCGAGGCCAAGACGCTGGCCGAGCGTTTCGAGGCCGCGTTCTGGTGCGAGGAGCTCGGCACCTATGCGCTTGCACTCGACGGCAAGAAGCGGCCCTGCAAGGTGCGGACCTCCAACGCCGGCCAGGTCCTGTTCAGCGGCATGATCCGCGAGGACCGCGCGCGCCTCGTCGCCGCCGATTTGATGCGGCCGCATTTCTTCTCGGGCTGGGGCATCCGCACCGTCGCTGTCGGCGAGGTGCGTTACAACCCGATGTCCTATCATGATGGGTCGATCTGGCCGCACGACAATGCGCTGATCGCGCTCGGGCTCGCGCGCTACGGGCTCAAGCATTCGGTCGCGCATGTCTTCAAGGGACTGTTCGACGCCGCGACCTACATGGACCTGCGCCGGTTGCCCGAATTGTTCTGCGGCTTCCGGCGCGAAAAGCGGCGCGGCCCGACGCTCTATCCGGTCGCCTGCGCGCCGCAGGCCTGGGCTAGCGCCACGGCGTTCACGCTATTGGAGGCGGCGCTGGGCATCGAGTTCGACGTGGACCGCGGCGAGATCCGGCTGCGCAATCCGCATCTGCCGGCGTTTCTGCATGAGGTGATCTTGCGCGATCTGCGTCTTGGCGAGTCCAGCGTGGACCTGCGCGTCAGCCGCCATGGCGACGACGTGGCGCTGGAGGTGTTGCGCACGCGTGGCCAGATTCAGGTCTCGATCGTGCTGGCGCGCTAG
- a CDS encoding PRC-barrel domain-containing protein → MRTAGWLALGVVIVGGMTLAVSRAAEESPAPATEANAPPTAQPPASSVPVTPKNAAPPPSVTIIGASDAHGVLGRDVLSAANEDMGRIVDVIVDRSGHVRAAVIDFGGFLGVGSRKIVVDWNAMRFGKIVNKKDSITLELTKAQVAAAPEYKEDTPMVVLGASGSLQPLQAVQ, encoded by the coding sequence ATGCGTACCGCCGGATGGTTGGCCTTGGGCGTCGTGATCGTCGGCGGAATGACGCTCGCCGTGTCACGTGCCGCGGAGGAGTCGCCCGCACCCGCGACTGAAGCGAATGCACCGCCGACGGCGCAACCGCCGGCGTCATCGGTCCCCGTCACGCCAAAGAATGCCGCGCCACCGCCGTCGGTCACGATCATCGGCGCGAGCGATGCGCACGGTGTGCTTGGCCGTGACGTGCTCAGCGCGGCGAACGAGGACATGGGCCGCATCGTCGACGTCATCGTCGATCGGAGCGGGCACGTGCGCGCTGCCGTGATCGATTTCGGCGGCTTCCTCGGCGTCGGCAGCCGCAAGATCGTGGTGGACTGGAACGCGATGCGGTTCGGCAAGATCGTCAACAAGAAGGACAGCATCACGCTGGAATTGACCAAGGCACAGGTCGCAGCCGCGCCAGAATACAAGGAGGACACGCCGATGGTGGTGCTCGGCGCGTCCGGCAGCCTGCAGCCGCTGCAAGCTGTTCAGTGA
- a CDS encoding MFS transporter, with translation MLLSRKPNHADREGRVEQDNVSAPSPAGIPAPSRQSLRGLDWFIFFLADVQTGFGPFIAVYLTTQKWTQVEIGLVLSIGGIVALIGQMPGGAIIDAAKSERLVAGLAIATIGCCALAYAAMPIFPVVVAAATLHAAASCVLGPAIAAISLGLVGPLAIGERLGRNARFASLGNGVAAAVMGTAGYLLSSRSVFLVTFLLAIPTLIALSRIREHEVDIARCHGEMPREAEDRGDTNIWHLIRQRPLIVFAVSVLLLQLANASMMPLMASAVTARSSEWATVLVAFCIVVPQAIVALLSPSVGRKAQAWGRRPLLLIGFAALTIRGLLFATVRDPYLLVLVQVFDGLTAAVFAVMIPLIVADVAFGSGHFNLAQGIVGTAMGIGASLSTALGGYVSDKFGNAMAFTGLSGVAATGLLLILLVMPETRRKGMIAAKEMAG, from the coding sequence GTGCTGTTGTCGAGGAAGCCGAATCATGCGGATCGCGAGGGCCGCGTTGAGCAGGATAACGTCTCGGCGCCGTCGCCGGCCGGCATTCCGGCGCCGTCGCGCCAGAGCCTGCGCGGCCTCGACTGGTTCATCTTCTTCCTCGCCGACGTGCAGACCGGATTCGGGCCGTTCATCGCGGTCTATCTGACGACCCAGAAATGGACCCAGGTCGAGATCGGCCTCGTGCTGTCGATCGGGGGCATCGTTGCCCTGATCGGCCAGATGCCAGGCGGCGCCATCATCGATGCCGCGAAATCCGAGCGGCTGGTCGCCGGCCTCGCGATCGCCACCATCGGCTGCTGCGCGCTCGCCTATGCGGCGATGCCGATCTTCCCCGTGGTGGTGGCTGCGGCCACCTTGCATGCGGCAGCGAGCTGCGTGCTCGGACCGGCGATCGCGGCGATCAGCCTCGGTCTGGTCGGCCCGCTCGCGATCGGCGAGCGTCTCGGCCGCAATGCGCGATTTGCTTCGCTTGGTAACGGCGTTGCGGCCGCGGTGATGGGAACGGCCGGCTATCTGCTGTCGAGCCGTTCGGTATTCCTGGTGACCTTCCTGCTCGCAATCCCCACTTTGATCGCGCTCTCTCGCATCCGCGAGCACGAGGTCGACATCGCGCGCTGTCACGGCGAGATGCCGCGCGAGGCGGAGGATCGCGGCGACACCAATATCTGGCATCTGATCCGGCAGCGGCCGCTCATTGTCTTCGCGGTCAGCGTGCTCTTGTTACAGCTCGCGAACGCCTCGATGATGCCGCTGATGGCAAGCGCGGTGACGGCGCGATCGAGCGAGTGGGCGACGGTGCTCGTAGCCTTTTGCATCGTCGTGCCGCAAGCGATCGTGGCACTGCTGTCGCCGAGCGTCGGGCGCAAGGCGCAAGCATGGGGTCGCAGGCCGCTACTGCTGATCGGATTCGCGGCGCTGACGATTCGCGGTCTACTGTTCGCGACCGTGCGCGATCCGTATCTGCTGGTGCTCGTGCAGGTGTTCGACGGCCTCACTGCGGCGGTGTTCGCGGTGATGATCCCGCTGATCGTGGCCGACGTCGCCTTCGGCAGCGGCCATTTCAACCTTGCGCAGGGCATCGTCGGCACGGCCATGGGCATCGGCGCGTCGCTGAGCACCGCGCTCGGCGGCTATGTCAGCGATAAATTCGGCAATGCCATGGCGTTCACCGGACTGTCCGGCGTCGCGGCGACGGGACTTCTGCTCATTCTGCTTGTGATGCCGGAGACGCGGCGCAAGGGCATGATCGCAGCAAAAGAAATGGCCGGCTGA